In one window of Chryseobacterium viscerum DNA:
- a CDS encoding TonB-dependent receptor, whose product MQTSFLKITAATAALCFSTLAIAQQTYSVSGTVKDKKNGELLIGVSVKVSEDPSINVAANEYGFYSLSLPAGNYTIIISNPGYKDFEQQITVDQNMKLDLPLLPQEETTKAIDEVVVTAVKKDKNLTSAQMGAETLNIKSIEKLPVLFGEKDVMKTIQLLPGIKSNGEGSSGFSVRGGATDQNLILLDEAPVYNASHLLGFFSTFNSDALKDASIIKGNSPAQYGGRLSSVLDVKMKDGNNKDYNLNGGIGLISSRLSVEGPIQKEKSSFIVSGRRTYADLFLKTNKDYKDNKLYFYDLNLKANYQINENNRIYLSGYFGRDVLGLGDTFNTDWGNTTATLRWNSIISSKLFSNTSFIYSNYDYKISLKNDDTVFDLNSKIRDWNLKQDFTWFAGNKHSVRFGLQSIYHTLTPSSASGTTVSSFPRNPRYSWENAVYINDDFKATEKLTINYGVRLAMFSVLGGDTFNTYENGVLTDSEFLEKGKFGKTYVNPEPRISANYRINEVSSVKGGYSRNTQNLHLLSNSNSGNPTDQWIGSSYTVKPEIADQISVGYSRNFNNNNYELNAEVYYKSMKNQIDFKNGAQIGFDAGSDVESELLFGKGRAYGLELIAKKKSGKLTGWISYTLSKTERKINGINNNEWYNARMDKTHDLSIVATYQLNPKWSFSGLFVYSTGNAVTFPTGKYELNGQTIFQYSNRNADRMPAYHRMDLSATYEPVSNKRFRGSWTFGIYNLYGRENAYTINFEDNPDRPGTTRAMQTSLFRWVPNITYNFKF is encoded by the coding sequence ATGCAAACATCCTTTTTAAAAATTACCGCTGCCACCGCAGCGCTCTGTTTCAGTACCCTGGCAATAGCCCAACAAACCTATTCTGTAAGTGGAACTGTGAAAGACAAAAAAAACGGTGAGCTGTTAATCGGAGTATCGGTAAAAGTAAGTGAAGATCCTTCCATCAACGTTGCAGCCAATGAATATGGATTTTATTCTCTTTCCCTGCCTGCAGGCAATTATACCATCATTATTTCCAATCCGGGATATAAAGATTTTGAACAACAGATTACAGTAGATCAGAATATGAAACTTGATCTGCCTCTTCTGCCTCAGGAAGAGACAACAAAGGCCATTGACGAAGTAGTTGTGACTGCTGTTAAAAAGGATAAAAATTTAACCTCTGCTCAAATGGGAGCAGAAACGTTGAATATAAAAAGTATTGAAAAGCTCCCTGTTCTTTTTGGGGAAAAGGATGTGATGAAAACCATACAGCTTTTACCGGGTATCAAAAGTAACGGTGAGGGAAGCAGCGGATTCAGTGTAAGAGGCGGCGCTACCGACCAGAATCTTATATTACTGGATGAAGCCCCGGTTTATAACGCGTCCCACCTTCTTGGGTTTTTCAGCACCTTCAACAGTGATGCTCTGAAAGATGCCAGTATCATCAAAGGAAACAGTCCTGCACAGTACGGAGGCCGGCTTTCGTCTGTACTGGATGTCAAAATGAAAGACGGAAATAATAAGGACTACAACCTGAATGGTGGAATCGGTCTGATCAGCAGCAGGCTGAGTGTAGAAGGTCCTATTCAGAAGGAAAAATCATCATTCATTGTTTCAGGAAGAAGAACTTATGCCGATTTGTTTCTTAAAACCAACAAAGATTATAAAGACAACAAGTTATATTTTTATGATCTCAACCTGAAAGCCAATTATCAGATCAATGAAAATAACCGTATTTATCTTTCAGGATACTTTGGAAGAGATGTTCTGGGATTGGGAGACACCTTCAATACAGACTGGGGAAATACAACAGCTACTTTGAGATGGAACAGCATTATCAGTAGTAAGTTATTCTCCAATACTTCATTTATCTACAGTAATTATGATTATAAAATCAGTCTGAAAAACGATGATACTGTATTTGATTTAAATTCAAAAATACGTGACTGGAATCTTAAGCAGGATTTCACCTGGTTTGCCGGGAACAAGCATTCTGTACGTTTCGGCCTCCAGTCTATTTATCATACTCTTACTCCAAGCAGTGCTTCTGGTACTACGGTGAGCAGCTTTCCAAGAAATCCGAGATATTCATGGGAAAATGCGGTTTACATCAACGATGATTTTAAAGCAACGGAAAAGTTAACCATCAATTACGGGGTAAGACTTGCCATGTTCAGTGTATTGGGAGGAGATACATTCAATACGTATGAAAACGGGGTACTTACCGACAGTGAATTCTTAGAGAAAGGAAAATTCGGAAAAACGTATGTGAATCCTGAACCAAGAATTAGCGCAAACTACCGAATCAATGAAGTAAGCAGTGTGAAAGGAGGCTATTCACGCAACACGCAGAATCTTCACCTTTTGAGCAACAGCAACAGCGGAAACCCTACTGACCAGTGGATAGGAAGCAGCTATACGGTAAAACCTGAAATTGCAGACCAGATCAGTGTGGGCTACAGCAGGAATTTCAACAACAATAATTATGAGTTGAATGCTGAAGTTTATTACAAATCCATGAAAAATCAGATCGACTTCAAAAACGGGGCTCAGATTGGATTTGATGCCGGATCTGATGTAGAAAGTGAACTGTTGTTCGGAAAAGGAAGAGCTTATGGTCTTGAACTTATTGCTAAAAAGAAAAGCGGAAAACTTACAGGATGGATTTCCTATACCCTTTCTAAAACGGAAAGAAAGATCAACGGAATTAATAATAATGAATGGTACAATGCCAGAATGGATAAAACCCACGATCTATCCATTGTTGCCACTTACCAGCTTAATCCAAAATGGAGCTTCTCAGGATTGTTTGTTTACAGCACAGGAAACGCCGTTACCTTCCCTACCGGAAAATATGAGCTGAACGGTCAAACCATATTCCAGTACAGCAACAGAAATGCTGACAGAATGCCTGCCTATCACAGAATGGACCTGAGTGCTACTTATGAACCAGTTTCCAATAAGCGATTCCGCGGTTCATGGACGTTCGGTATTTATAACCTGTACGGCAGAGAGAATG